A genomic segment from Streptosporangium roseum DSM 43021 encodes:
- a CDS encoding SchA/CurD-like domain-containing protein, whose protein sequence is MPFVAITYDIKGGNEDRVAEVFSNFQRPRSAVVPGADGGQAGRILATAVFIRDSLLVRFIEFEGDLDAVARHMAAQPGVQEVERKLRPYLNSPRDTTTVEGFVRTFKSSMLRCVTQLSVPRQLA, encoded by the coding sequence ATGCCGTTCGTAGCGATCACTTATGACATAAAAGGCGGGAATGAGGACAGGGTCGCCGAGGTCTTCAGTAATTTCCAGCGGCCGAGATCCGCTGTGGTCCCCGGCGCCGACGGCGGGCAGGCCGGCCGGATCCTGGCCACCGCGGTGTTCATCAGGGACAGCCTGCTGGTGCGGTTCATCGAGTTCGAAGGCGACCTGGACGCGGTGGCGCGGCACATGGCCGCCCAGCCGGGCGTTCAGGAGGTGGAGCGCAAGCTCAGGCCGTACCTCAACTCGCCGCGCGACACCACCACGGTCGAGGGGTTCGTCCGGACGTTCAAGAGCAGCATGCTGCGCTGCGTCACCCAGCTGTCCGTGCCCCGGCAGCTCGCCTAG
- a CDS encoding acyl carrier protein, whose translation MSQAATTRYERLQQLRDILTDVLDLEPGELTETSNFVNDHGADSLLAIDIIASIERDMGVHIPSEALPEMINLNAVLGLVTRYAKEADLDA comes from the coding sequence ATGTCCCAAGCGGCAACGACCCGGTACGAGCGGCTCCAGCAGCTGCGCGACATCCTCACCGACGTTCTCGACCTCGAACCAGGCGAGCTCACGGAGACCAGCAATTTCGTGAACGACCACGGCGCCGACTCGTTGCTGGCCATCGACATCATCGCCAGCATCGAGCGGGACATGGGCGTGCACATCCCCAGCGAGGCCCTCCCCGAGATGATCAACCTGAACGCCGTCCTCGGCCTCGTGACGCGCTACGCGAAAGAGGCGGACCTCGATGCCTGA
- a CDS encoding ABC transporter permease: protein MTSVTAAGRRRAGLVTGTFLVARRAVLTFLRTPQLVIVGTVQLVGFLVTFRYVFGGAFGTSRGLPYVDFAVPGFIAAGVPFTLIGTAVVMAEDLQRGFVDRLRSLPFPSAAVLTGRVLADSVVLTWSLAVATLVGFAIGFRLHGSIPQGLAAFGLCLVFGLAFSWVFITLGLVAGNGQAAQGMAMLVFPLTFGSSAYVPVETMPGWLRAFADNQPVTWMANAVRALTLGDRSRDFLGHSAAYYVTHSLIWAAGIMIVFSALAVACFRRS, encoded by the coding sequence ATGACCTCCGTCACGGCTGCCGGCCGGCGCAGGGCCGGCCTGGTGACCGGCACGTTCCTCGTCGCCAGGCGGGCCGTGCTGACCTTCCTGCGGACGCCCCAGCTCGTCATCGTCGGCACCGTGCAGCTCGTGGGCTTCCTGGTGACCTTCCGCTACGTCTTCGGCGGCGCGTTCGGGACCAGCCGGGGCCTGCCCTACGTCGACTTCGCCGTTCCCGGCTTCATCGCCGCCGGAGTGCCCTTCACCCTCATCGGCACCGCTGTCGTGATGGCCGAGGACCTCCAGAGGGGGTTCGTCGACCGCCTGCGCTCGCTGCCGTTCCCGTCCGCGGCCGTGCTGACCGGACGCGTGCTCGCCGACAGCGTGGTGCTCACCTGGAGCCTGGCGGTCGCGACGCTGGTCGGTTTCGCCATCGGCTTCCGCCTGCACGGCTCGATCCCGCAGGGGCTGGCGGCGTTCGGGCTGTGCCTGGTGTTCGGGCTCGCCTTCAGCTGGGTCTTCATCACCCTCGGACTGGTCGCCGGGAACGGCCAGGCCGCGCAGGGCATGGCGATGCTCGTCTTCCCGCTGACCTTCGGGTCGAGCGCGTACGTGCCGGTCGAGACCATGCCGGGCTGGCTGCGCGCGTTCGCCGACAACCAGCCGGTCACGTGGATGGCCAACGCCGTACGGGCGCTCACCCTCGGCGACCGCTCCCGGGACTTCCTCGGCCACAGCGCCGCGTACTACGTCACGCACTCCCTGATATGGGCCGCCGGCATCATGATCGTGTTCTCCGCCCTGGCCGTGGCCTGCTTCCGGCGGAGCTGA
- a CDS encoding cytochrome P450 — MNTRSPIPYPFQWTPPMEVPDGLRGLREKALVEVRLPSGDTAVMVTRYKDVRRLFADERLSKNIARPGVARISADNELFVDPEIDADPPDHTRMRGLVTKAFTARRIELLRPFAQAITDDLMEKMAEGRGPVDLNEALAFPLPILVICKLLGIPPEDRNKFRRLVDGFLSVTKLPPEEVEECRKGLWDYLVELIAAKRADPEDDLIGALIKARDEDDNRLSEHELHFWTQSLLIAGYVTTASQIGTGTAVLLHRRDLVEEIRADYSLVPSAVEELLRTQIMGSSIGTLRYALTDIELSDGTTIKSGSSVLLSEESANMDESVFTDPFTLDIRRKENHHMTFGAGIHYCVGAALARMELQVATESLLRRFPGIRLAVPADDMPRGLGGFMEGFSEIPVTW; from the coding sequence AGGCTGCCCAGCGGCGACACGGCGGTGATGGTGACCCGCTACAAGGACGTCAGGAGGCTGTTCGCGGACGAACGGCTGAGCAAGAACATAGCCAGGCCGGGTGTCGCGAGGATCTCCGCCGACAACGAGCTGTTCGTCGACCCCGAGATCGACGCCGACCCGCCGGACCACACGCGGATGCGCGGCCTGGTGACCAAGGCGTTCACCGCGCGCCGGATAGAGCTGCTGCGCCCGTTCGCGCAGGCGATCACCGATGACCTGATGGAGAAGATGGCGGAGGGGCGGGGGCCGGTCGATCTGAACGAGGCGCTCGCCTTCCCGCTGCCGATCCTGGTGATCTGCAAGCTGCTCGGCATCCCGCCCGAGGACAGGAACAAGTTCCGCAGGCTGGTGGACGGATTCCTCTCGGTGACCAAGCTGCCGCCGGAGGAGGTCGAGGAATGCCGCAAGGGCCTGTGGGACTATCTCGTCGAGCTGATCGCGGCCAAGCGGGCGGATCCGGAGGACGACCTGATCGGCGCCCTGATCAAGGCCCGGGACGAGGACGACAACCGGCTCTCCGAGCACGAGCTGCATTTCTGGACGCAGAGCCTGCTCATCGCCGGCTACGTCACCACGGCGAGCCAGATCGGCACCGGGACCGCCGTGCTGCTGCACCGGCGGGATCTGGTCGAGGAGATCCGGGCCGACTACTCGCTGGTGCCGTCGGCGGTGGAGGAACTGCTGCGGACGCAGATCATGGGGTCCTCGATCGGCACCCTGCGCTACGCGCTGACGGACATCGAGCTGTCCGACGGCACGACGATCAAGAGCGGGTCCAGCGTCCTGCTGTCGGAAGAGTCGGCCAACATGGACGAGAGCGTCTTCACCGACCCCTTCACGCTGGACATCCGGCGTAAGGAGAACCACCACATGACCTTCGGCGCCGGCATCCACTACTGCGTGGGGGCGGCGCTGGCCCGGATGGAGCTCCAGGTCGCGACCGAGAGCCTGCTGCGCCGGTTCCCCGGCATCCGCCTCGCGGTCCCCGCCGACGATATGCCCCGGGGCCTCGGCGGATTCATGGAGGGCTTCAGCGAGATCCCGGTCACCTGGTGA
- a CDS encoding SDR family oxidoreductase, which yields MTYGDAAAERRTALVTGANRGIGRAVAAELYGRGLRVVVTARNADEARAAAAGIGPGARSHELDITDPDGAARLSKETGPVDVLVCNAGVLLDAGTDPLSAPLELVEQTLRVNLLGSWRVAQAFVPPMVGRGWGRVVLVSSGTTAEFGGALFTGAPGYSISKSALNGLTTMLAAQTAGSGVLVNAVNPGRVRTRMMPTQQTTPEEAARFIADVATLPADGPTGQFLTERRGQG from the coding sequence ATGACGTACGGCGACGCGGCGGCCGAGCGGCGCACCGCTCTTGTCACCGGAGCCAACCGCGGCATCGGCCGCGCGGTCGCCGCCGAGCTGTACGGCCGGGGCCTGCGGGTGGTGGTGACCGCGCGGAACGCCGACGAGGCCCGCGCAGCGGCCGCCGGGATCGGTCCCGGCGCGCGCTCGCACGAGCTGGACATCACGGATCCGGACGGCGCCGCCCGGTTGAGCAAGGAGACGGGCCCGGTCGACGTGCTGGTGTGCAACGCCGGCGTGCTGCTGGACGCGGGCACCGATCCGCTGTCGGCGCCGCTCGAACTCGTCGAGCAGACGTTGCGGGTGAATCTGCTCGGGTCGTGGCGGGTGGCGCAGGCGTTCGTGCCGCCCATGGTCGGCCGGGGGTGGGGCCGCGTGGTGCTGGTCTCCAGCGGCACCACCGCCGAGTTCGGCGGCGCCCTGTTCACCGGCGCGCCTGGCTACTCGATCTCGAAGAGCGCGCTGAACGGGCTCACGACGATGCTGGCCGCCCAGACCGCGGGGTCGGGAGTGCTGGTGAACGCGGTGAACCCGGGACGGGTGCGCACCAGGATGATGCCGACCCAGCAGACCACTCCCGAAGAGGCGGCCCGGTTCATCGCCGACGTGGCGACCCTTCCAGCCGACGGGCCGACCGGGCAGTTCCTCACCGAGAGACGCGGCCAGGGCTGA
- a CDS encoding FAD-dependent monooxygenase codes for MTAHDETTPVLIVGGGYAGLASSLFLSHHGVRSVLVDRHPAVSIQGRARGINQRTMEIYRPLGIEARIREVGRPFDEEAGVVRCESLAGEWDWILEEDTRGALPELTACEFGMADQRSVEPILIDAARGEGADIRFGTQCVSVEADADGVTAVTEDRATGRRRTVRSDYLIAADGFRGTIGRRLGVARSGPGVTQHWVTFVVEADLSEIVRKRALFWIVVNPEIGLGSFLTTAVPDQWAISVTYDPGKESAAGFTPERCAEVARAVIGRDVAVRILDIASWEEAVGVADRFRSGRVFLAGDSAHVWPPAGAMGANAAVQDAHNLAWKLAAAINGWAADSLLDTYGAERRPVAEALADITVRRQQARFGGDPDGDDVDDVLCTLGQRYRSSAVAGAGHDTVYGDKLEQRAVPGTRAPHLRLGLDGGPIAVHDLFHDAFVLLTGSAGTAWTDAVREVAGRTSIPLRAYRVGSASAGAELIDLDGNWQSRYDLGRDGAVLVRPDGYVAWRSAAPGGDPAALLTDTLHRLLGTAG; via the coding sequence ATGACGGCGCATGACGAGACCACGCCGGTCCTCATCGTCGGCGGCGGATACGCGGGCCTGGCATCCTCACTGTTCCTGTCGCACCACGGTGTGCGCTCGGTGCTGGTGGACCGCCATCCGGCCGTGTCCATCCAGGGCCGCGCGCGCGGGATCAACCAGCGGACCATGGAGATCTACCGCCCGCTCGGCATAGAGGCGCGCATCAGGGAGGTCGGCCGGCCCTTTGACGAGGAGGCGGGCGTGGTCCGCTGCGAGAGCCTCGCGGGCGAATGGGACTGGATCCTGGAGGAGGACACGCGCGGTGCACTGCCCGAGCTGACCGCCTGCGAGTTCGGCATGGCCGACCAGCGCAGCGTGGAGCCCATCCTGATCGACGCCGCGCGCGGCGAAGGCGCCGACATCCGGTTCGGCACGCAGTGCGTCTCGGTCGAGGCGGACGCCGACGGCGTCACGGCGGTGACCGAGGACCGCGCCACCGGGCGACGGCGCACCGTGCGGTCGGACTACCTCATCGCGGCCGACGGCTTCCGCGGCACCATCGGGCGGCGGCTGGGTGTCGCCCGCTCCGGGCCGGGTGTCACCCAGCACTGGGTGACCTTCGTCGTCGAGGCCGACCTGTCGGAGATCGTGAGGAAGAGGGCCCTGTTCTGGATCGTCGTCAACCCCGAGATCGGCCTCGGCTCGTTCCTCACCACGGCGGTCCCGGACCAGTGGGCGATCAGTGTCACCTACGACCCCGGGAAGGAGTCGGCGGCCGGCTTCACGCCCGAGCGGTGCGCCGAGGTGGCGAGGGCGGTCATCGGCCGGGACGTCGCCGTCAGGATCCTGGACATCGCGAGCTGGGAGGAGGCGGTCGGGGTCGCCGACCGGTTCCGCAGCGGCCGGGTCTTCCTCGCCGGGGACAGCGCGCACGTGTGGCCGCCGGCCGGCGCGATGGGGGCGAACGCCGCCGTGCAGGACGCCCACAACCTGGCCTGGAAGCTCGCCGCCGCGATCAACGGCTGGGCGGCTGACAGCCTGCTCGACACCTACGGAGCCGAGCGCCGTCCGGTCGCGGAGGCCCTGGCGGACATCACCGTACGGCGCCAGCAGGCCCGGTTCGGCGGCGACCCGGACGGGGACGACGTGGACGACGTGCTGTGCACCCTCGGCCAGCGGTACCGGTCCTCGGCGGTCGCCGGCGCCGGGCACGACACGGTCTACGGCGACAAGCTGGAACAGCGGGCCGTCCCCGGCACGCGCGCTCCGCATCTCCGGCTCGGCCTGGACGGCGGCCCGATCGCCGTGCACGACCTCTTCCACGATGCCTTCGTCCTGCTCACCGGATCCGCCGGCACCGCGTGGACGGACGCGGTGCGCGAGGTCGCCGGCCGGACCTCCATCCCGCTGCGGGCCTACCGCGTCGGCTCGGCCTCGGCCGGCGCCGAGCTGATCGACCTCGACGGCAACTGGCAGTCCCGTTACGACCTCGGCCGTGACGGCGCGGTGCTCGTCCGCCCCGACGGCTACGTGGCCTGGCGGAGCGCCGCCCCGGGCGGAGACCCCGCGGCGCTGCTCACCGACACGCTCCACCGGCTCCTCGGCACGGCGGGCTGA
- a CDS encoding beta-ketoacyl-[acyl-carrier-protein] synthase family protein: MPEGAPRRVVVTGLGAVSSLGTGARTFAKAIREGRSGVSPIRSFDASGFPYTFAGEVHDFEPERLLRRLRVDEWGRSSLFAASAARLALMDADIDPGQVAAARAGSAMGTTLGESAVIEALTSQWVHGGLKDLDPALVRQAPAGRIATAVNAELGLTGEAHTIATACSASNYTLGYAYDMVRTGEAEFMISGGADSVNRWEHAGFYRLGALAESVCRPFDTHRSGILTAEGGVALFLEPLEGAVARGARIYAEVLGYGVNCDAKHPVAPDPTSIAECIRAAHRNAGVRPEDIDYICAHGTGTPTNDATEVKAVREVFGDELPPISSIKSMIGHTMGAASGFGALICCMALHDGFLPPTANVTETDPALGPGVDCVPGTGRAASPRIVQNHGFAFGGNNAITILGRAA, from the coding sequence ATGCCTGAAGGGGCCCCGCGCCGCGTGGTGGTGACCGGGCTGGGGGCGGTGAGCAGCCTCGGCACGGGAGCCCGTACCTTCGCCAAGGCCATCCGCGAGGGGCGCAGCGGCGTGTCGCCCATCCGGAGCTTCGACGCCAGCGGGTTCCCCTACACCTTCGCGGGCGAGGTGCACGACTTCGAGCCGGAGCGGCTGCTGCGCAGGCTGCGCGTCGACGAGTGGGGGCGCAGCAGCCTCTTCGCCGCCTCGGCCGCGCGGCTGGCGCTGATGGACGCCGACATCGACCCCGGCCAGGTCGCGGCCGCCCGCGCCGGCTCCGCGATGGGGACCACCCTCGGCGAGTCGGCGGTCATCGAGGCGCTCACGAGCCAGTGGGTCCACGGAGGCCTGAAGGATCTCGACCCGGCGCTGGTGCGCCAGGCCCCGGCCGGCCGGATCGCCACGGCGGTCAACGCGGAGCTCGGGCTCACCGGAGAGGCCCACACCATCGCGACAGCCTGCTCGGCGAGCAACTACACGCTGGGCTACGCCTACGACATGGTCCGGACCGGAGAGGCCGAGTTCATGATCAGCGGCGGGGCCGACTCCGTCAACCGGTGGGAGCACGCCGGCTTCTACCGGCTCGGCGCCCTGGCCGAGTCGGTGTGCCGGCCCTTCGACACCCACCGCTCGGGAATCCTGACCGCCGAAGGCGGTGTGGCGCTGTTCCTGGAGCCGCTGGAGGGCGCGGTGGCCCGCGGGGCGCGGATCTACGCCGAGGTGCTCGGATACGGCGTCAACTGCGACGCCAAGCACCCGGTCGCGCCCGACCCGACCAGCATCGCCGAGTGCATCCGAGCCGCACACCGCAACGCCGGCGTGCGCCCGGAGGACATCGACTACATCTGCGCGCACGGCACGGGGACCCCGACCAACGACGCCACCGAGGTCAAGGCGGTGCGGGAGGTGTTCGGTGACGAGCTGCCGCCGATCAGCTCGATAAAATCCATGATCGGCCACACGATGGGCGCCGCCAGCGGCTTCGGCGCGCTGATCTGCTGCATGGCGCTGCACGACGGCTTCCTGCCGCCCACGGCCAACGTGACGGAGACCGATCCGGCGCTGGGCCCTGGCGTGGACTGCGTCCCGGGCACGGGACGCGCGGCGTCGCCGCGGATCGTGCAGAACCACGGGTTCGCCTTCGGCGGCAACAACGCGATCACGATCCTGGGGAGAGCCGCGTGA
- a CDS encoding nucleotide disphospho-sugar-binding domain-containing protein encodes MRILFTAWAWPSHLYAMVPVAWACRAAGHEVLVASQPELTDAISRTGLPGASVGRDVDAVATFRDIALPPPGRQPGAGGPRVLGLLTALAEAMVDDLVELGRSWRADLIVFEPTAFAGPLAAAALGIPAVRHLYGTDLMSVVGRFLPDALGPLSGKLGLDTVDPFGVATVDPCPAGLQVPLGSRRLPVRYVPYNGPGMLPPELPAPSGRPRVCVTWGTTLSRVDPGLFLAGQAVRAISALEVDVVVAVTPGQRALLGPLPPEVRVAESAPLHLLLPTCDAVVAHGGAGTLLTAVAHGLPQLLLPRLPDHVRHAGRLAEAGAGTVLAAPVEDPAAIGDRLAELLATPAYRAAAEELRQEMRGQPSPARVVRELELLATGAARP; translated from the coding sequence ATGCGCATACTCTTCACTGCCTGGGCATGGCCGTCACACCTGTACGCGATGGTTCCGGTCGCGTGGGCGTGCCGGGCCGCCGGCCACGAGGTGCTGGTGGCAAGCCAGCCGGAGCTCACCGATGCGATCTCACGCACCGGCCTGCCCGGCGCGTCGGTCGGCCGCGACGTGGACGCGGTGGCGACCTTCCGGGACATCGCGCTGCCGCCGCCGGGGCGGCAGCCGGGCGCAGGCGGCCCGCGTGTCCTCGGCCTGCTGACCGCGCTGGCGGAGGCCATGGTCGACGACCTCGTCGAACTCGGCAGGAGCTGGCGCGCCGACCTCATCGTGTTCGAGCCCACGGCCTTCGCCGGGCCGCTGGCGGCCGCCGCGCTGGGCATCCCGGCCGTGCGGCACCTGTACGGCACCGACCTCATGAGCGTCGTCGGACGGTTCCTCCCGGACGCGCTCGGCCCGCTGTCCGGGAAGCTGGGCCTGGACACCGTCGACCCGTTCGGCGTGGCGACCGTGGACCCGTGCCCCGCCGGGCTTCAGGTGCCCCTCGGCTCCCGGCGGCTGCCGGTGCGCTACGTCCCGTACAACGGCCCGGGCATGCTGCCGCCGGAGCTACCGGCGCCGTCCGGCCGCCCGCGCGTGTGCGTCACCTGGGGCACCACGCTGAGCCGCGTGGACCCCGGGCTCTTCCTCGCAGGCCAGGCCGTACGGGCGATCAGCGCGCTTGAGGTGGACGTGGTGGTGGCCGTCACGCCCGGCCAGCGGGCACTGCTCGGCCCGCTGCCGCCCGAGGTGCGCGTCGCCGAATCCGCGCCGCTGCATCTGCTGCTCCCCACCTGCGACGCCGTGGTCGCCCACGGCGGCGCGGGCACGCTGCTGACCGCCGTGGCACACGGCCTGCCGCAGCTCCTCCTCCCGCGCCTGCCCGACCACGTGCGCCACGCGGGCCGGCTCGCCGAGGCGGGGGCCGGCACCGTGCTCGCGGCGCCGGTGGAGGACCCGGCGGCGATCGGCGACCGGCTGGCCGAGCTGCTGGCCACGCCCGCCTACCGGGCCGCCGCGGAGGAGCTGCGGCAGGAGATGCGCGGCCAGCCGTCGCCGGCGCGGGTCGTGCGCGAGCTCGAACTCCTCGCGACGGGTGCCGCCCGGCCGTGA
- a CDS encoding SDR family NAD(P)-dependent oxidoreductase produces MEFDLSGKKAVVTGAGAGIGLAVVQALASAGADVFGGARTITPELLAATPHVFEVDLVTPKGPQLLVDRALAEFGGVDILVNNVGGGVKLASGFLDIDDDVWQHAFELNVFTTIRATRAALPSLIERNGAIVNIGSMNASMVDPRLAHYSAAKAALANIGKALSAEFSSLGVRVNTISPGPVRTRLWTNPEIARRAGLSPEEFLASVPKMAGLSTGKIIEPDEVAALVVLLASGKVRSITGSDYTIDAGMAPPAHYNRPA; encoded by the coding sequence ATGGAATTCGACCTTTCCGGTAAGAAGGCCGTGGTCACCGGGGCCGGCGCCGGGATCGGGCTGGCAGTCGTACAGGCACTCGCCTCGGCGGGCGCGGACGTGTTCGGCGGAGCACGCACCATCACCCCGGAGCTGCTCGCCGCCACCCCGCACGTGTTCGAGGTCGACCTCGTCACCCCGAAAGGGCCGCAGCTGCTGGTGGACCGGGCGCTCGCCGAGTTCGGCGGCGTCGACATACTCGTCAACAACGTCGGTGGCGGCGTGAAGCTGGCGTCCGGCTTCCTCGACATCGATGACGACGTCTGGCAGCACGCGTTCGAGCTCAACGTCTTCACCACGATACGGGCGACCCGCGCGGCGCTGCCCAGCCTGATCGAACGCAACGGCGCGATCGTCAACATCGGGTCGATGAACGCGAGCATGGTGGATCCCCGCCTCGCCCACTACTCCGCGGCCAAGGCCGCGCTCGCCAACATCGGCAAGGCGCTCTCCGCGGAGTTCAGCTCGCTGGGCGTCCGCGTCAACACCATCTCTCCCGGGCCGGTACGGACCAGGCTCTGGACGAATCCGGAGATCGCGCGGAGAGCCGGGCTGTCACCGGAGGAGTTTCTCGCGTCGGTCCCCAAGATGGCCGGGCTGTCCACCGGCAAGATAATCGAACCCGACGAGGTGGCGGCGCTGGTGGTGCTGCTGGCGTCCGGCAAGGTGCGGAGCATAACGGGTTCGGACTACACGATCGACGCCGGCATGGCCCCTCCGGCGCACTACAACCGCCCGGCGTGA
- a CDS encoding daunorubicin resistance protein DrrA family ABC transporter ATP-binding protein, which yields MAELTIEARGLVKRFGRKTALDGLDLAVEPGQVVAVLGPNGAGKTTFVRAVATLLRLDGGTLRVAGFDVRREPEEVRRAIGLAGQYASVEPAMTGRENLEMVARLYGQPARTARTSAARVLERFGLAGDADRLARTYSGGMRRKLDLGASLVSTPRLLLLDEPTTGLDPRSRIELWDAIDGLVEQGTDVLLTTQYLDEAERLAGHIVIIDHGRAVASGPPAELKRRVGGNVLEVHVRDRADLAAVAAALAHPGHAAPQVDEATRRVSVGAGDGDAVGGLLAGLRAVEDTGVELSGVSVRQPGLEEVFLALTGQDAVDGTLGARGEAMR from the coding sequence ATGGCGGAGCTCACGATCGAGGCGCGGGGACTGGTCAAGCGTTTTGGCAGGAAAACGGCTCTGGACGGGCTTGATCTCGCGGTCGAACCGGGACAGGTCGTGGCGGTCCTGGGCCCCAACGGCGCCGGGAAGACGACATTCGTCCGGGCGGTGGCGACCCTGCTGCGCCTCGACGGCGGCACGCTGCGGGTGGCGGGCTTCGATGTGCGGCGCGAGCCGGAGGAGGTCCGCCGCGCGATCGGGCTCGCGGGCCAGTACGCCTCGGTGGAGCCGGCCATGACCGGACGGGAGAACCTGGAGATGGTGGCGCGGCTCTACGGCCAGCCGGCCCGTACGGCCCGTACCAGCGCCGCACGCGTCCTTGAGCGTTTCGGCCTCGCGGGTGACGCCGACCGGCTCGCGCGGACCTATTCGGGCGGGATGCGGCGCAAGCTGGACCTGGGAGCCAGCCTGGTGAGCACGCCCCGCCTGCTGCTGCTGGACGAGCCGACGACCGGCCTGGACCCGCGCTCCCGCATCGAGCTGTGGGACGCGATCGACGGTCTCGTCGAACAAGGCACCGACGTGCTGCTCACCACCCAGTACCTGGACGAGGCGGAACGCCTGGCCGGCCACATCGTGATCATCGACCACGGGCGGGCGGTGGCCTCCGGGCCCCCCGCCGAGCTGAAGCGGCGTGTCGGCGGCAACGTGCTGGAGGTGCACGTGCGCGACCGCGCGGACCTGGCGGCGGTCGCCGCCGCCCTGGCCCACCCCGGTCACGCCGCGCCCCAGGTCGACGAGGCGACCCGCCGCGTCAGCGTGGGCGCGGGCGACGGGGACGCCGTCGGGGGGCTGCTCGCCGGCCTGCGGGCCGTCGAGGACACGGGGGTGGAGCTCTCCGGCGTCAGCGTGCGCCAGCCCGGCCTCGAAGAGGTCTTCCTCGCGCTGACCGGCCAGGACGCGGTGGACGGGACGCTCGGCGCACGCGGTGAGGCGATGCGGTGA